One part of the Clostridium thermosuccinogenes genome encodes these proteins:
- a CDS encoding transketolase family protein → MLVVILKSASFRDALGKALVEMGKAYQSMVVITPDLAKAVRITEYKKLYPERFISVGISEADCISVAAGLATVGLIPVVTGFAMFVAEKPFEQIRNSISYPCLNVKIFATHGGISVGRDGATHQAIEDIAIMRTLPNFSVITAVDATETKAAIKAALKHKGPVYLRLGRDQAETIYNQEKEFVIGQCDVLKQGKDATIIACGLMVAEALKAESALREERINVRVINMHSIKPLDEEAVMKAALETGAIVTAEDHTRIGGLGGAVAEMLVRNCPVPMEQVAVEDCFAESGSQDELYQKYGLTADRIVEAVKKVMARKNV, encoded by the coding sequence ATGTTGGTGGTTATTTTGAAAAGCGCTTCTTTTAGGGATGCTTTGGGAAAAGCATTGGTTGAGATGGGAAAAGCATACCAGTCTATGGTGGTTATAACCCCTGATCTTGCTAAAGCAGTACGTATTACGGAATACAAGAAATTATATCCGGAAAGATTTATTTCGGTGGGAATCAGTGAAGCAGACTGCATATCAGTAGCAGCAGGGCTTGCAACTGTAGGTCTAATCCCTGTTGTTACAGGTTTTGCCATGTTTGTTGCAGAAAAGCCTTTTGAGCAAATACGCAATTCCATTTCCTATCCCTGTCTGAATGTAAAAATATTTGCAACCCATGGAGGAATTAGTGTTGGGAGGGACGGTGCAACTCATCAGGCCATTGAGGATATTGCCATTATGAGGACTTTGCCGAATTTCTCGGTAATAACAGCGGTGGATGCAACAGAAACCAAAGCTGCTATAAAAGCTGCTTTGAAGCATAAGGGTCCAGTATACCTGCGACTTGGAAGGGATCAGGCAGAAACTATTTATAACCAAGAAAAGGAATTTGTCATCGGGCAGTGTGATGTCTTAAAACAGGGGAAAGATGCGACGATTATTGCCTGCGGGCTCATGGTCGCTGAGGCTTTAAAGGCGGAATCTGCACTGCGTGAGGAAAGGATAAATGTCCGGGTTATAAATATGCACAGCATAAAACCACTGGACGAAGAGGCTGTAATGAAGGCTGCATTAGAAACCGGTGCTATTGTAACAGCCGAAGACCACACACGGATCGGCGGACTGGGAGGAGCTGTAGCAGAAATGCTGGTTAGAAACTGTCCTGTACCAATGGAGCAGGTTGCAGTAGAGGATTGCTTTGCAGAATCAGGCTCACAGGATGAGCTTTATCAAAAATACGGGTTAACTGCTGACAGGATTGTTGAAGCAGTTAAAAAAGTAATGGCAAGAAAAAATGTTTAG
- a CDS encoding transketolase produces the protein MEYSDKDIEQLQLKCKEIRRDILNMIYNVQSGHGGGSLSIVEILVALYHKKLKVNPKIPQWEDRDRFILSKGHCTPAYYAVLADMGYFPHEDLMTSYRVINGRLQGHPDMKKTLGVDMSTGSLGIGLSAGCGMALGAKIKKKDFRVYVLIGDGETNEGQIWEAAKTAAHYKLENLTAIVDVNEYQNDGATKEEMDMSPLGAKWEAFGWKVLEVDGHDLRQILAAFDKAQECRSGPSVIICHTVKCKGVSFMEQDKVKYHGAPLNYEQLQQALSEIG, from the coding sequence ATGGAGTATAGTGATAAGGACATAGAACAGCTGCAGCTAAAGTGTAAAGAAATAAGACGGGATATATTAAATATGATATACAACGTTCAATCAGGTCATGGCGGTGGATCGTTATCAATTGTGGAAATATTGGTGGCACTTTATCATAAAAAACTTAAGGTGAATCCTAAGATTCCACAGTGGGAAGATAGGGATCGTTTTATTTTGTCCAAAGGCCACTGTACTCCTGCATATTATGCAGTTCTTGCAGACATGGGCTATTTTCCTCATGAAGATCTTATGACTTCCTATAGAGTAATCAATGGCAGACTGCAGGGACATCCTGATATGAAGAAAACACTGGGAGTTGACATGTCAACAGGTTCCCTGGGTATCGGACTTTCGGCAGGCTGTGGTATGGCTTTAGGGGCGAAGATAAAGAAAAAGGACTTCAGGGTATATGTTCTGATAGGAGACGGTGAGACAAATGAGGGCCAGATTTGGGAAGCAGCAAAGACGGCAGCGCATTATAAGCTTGAAAATCTCACTGCTATAGTTGACGTTAATGAATATCAGAATGACGGTGCAACAAAGGAAGAAATGGATATGTCACCTTTGGGTGCAAAATGGGAGGCTTTTGGATGGAAAGTGCTGGAAGTAGACGGCCATGATCTAAGGCAAATTTTAGCAGCCTTTGATAAGGCGCAGGAATGCAGGTCAGGACCTAGTGTGATTATTTGCCATACGGTCAAATGCAAAGGTGTCTCATTTATGGAGCAAGACAAGGTGAAATACCATGGAGCACCGTTAAATTACGAGCAATTGCAGCAGGCATTATCAGAGATTGGATGA